The following proteins come from a genomic window of Zerene cesonia ecotype Mississippi unplaced genomic scaffold, Zerene_cesonia_1.1 Zces_u014, whole genome shotgun sequence:
- the LOC119839380 gene encoding talin-1, protein MSSLSLKISIEGGKVVKTIQFDPSSTVYDACRIIREKILEANTNDAKEYGLFLASEEDNKKGIWLEASRSLDYYMLRNGDLLEYNKKTRNLRVRMLDGTVKTLLVDDSQVVANLMVVICTKIGITNYDEYGLVREEQKEEADPCEKPNYGTLTLRRRHHEKERDAKMEQLRKKLRTDDEVNWVEPSKTLREQGVDAAETLLLRRKLFFSDRNVDSRDPVQLNLLYVQARDAILDGTHPVTQDKACEFAGIQCQIQFGDHREDKHTPGFLDLKEFLPASYVKVKGVEKKVFKEHRKHAGLSELDAKVLYTKSARDLPTYGVAFFLVKEKMKGKNKLVPRLLGVTKDSVLRLDERTKETLQTWPLTTVRRWCASPNTFTLDFGDYSDQYYSVQTTEAEQILQVIAGYIDIIVRRRRAADHLGRDASEGSALLEDSVAPSKANIIQHDTFKSGKVNTESVAKPAVLRPGAEGAKSFAVGHMTGAQQTTVSGQVITGHTPPAASQVQQTKVTSILSEPQRALLSTITSGREVIKQTEESLTRASLPALGSDAGSVRWKTTTLDTSKQVVTSHIAAMNAATAQVVTLTAGPTEEVDHTAVGAAITTITTNLPEMTKGVQMIAALMDDDDNGDRLLDATRKLCSAFTDLLRAAEPETKEPRQSLLNAASRVGEASTSVLYTIGEETPQDKETQDILLSLAKAVANTTAALVLKAKNVAAQCRDEQPLQNTIIAAATHCALATSQLVACAKVVAPTLHSPACRAQLESAARQVAQAVERLAAACQLAPAAAAPAVDQLAAAARRVSDELERLLAHCDLERRGQASVSQSVESVLSASERLGAAADAGEMVRGARLLGQATARLIADIKEQETRTEMVRSMKSVTVNSSKLLGTAKSVSQDLTRPNAKNQLAAAARAVTESINHLVDVCTEAAPGQKECAAAIRSIESTRPLLGAPSQPLSELGYFACLDAVVDQSKALSEGMSGMASSIKKGEHAQFARSVAGAGAAVQSLVECAAQAAYLTAVSDETSVAGRAGLVDQAQFARAAAAIARACDTLYRVRRARAQVLSAATVIAKHTSALCNACRVASGRSVQPQSKRHFVQAAKDVANCTAALVKEIKALDADYTQENRARCGAACAPLQEAVRSLVQFADSPEFAAVPARISPQARLNQQPILDCGRNIISGSCSMLEAARALALAPGDRAHWQALAAHSKTVSDSIKQLVAGIREKAPGQRECARALDALGAQLRELDHVAIQAVGQELQPRQANTLQGYCEQVENSAAEILERLEAVRVAATSEAENLGHSVLQLVSYAEPLVSGASGAASNLTESAAQSALLQHARTVLETLALLVTAAKQAGGNPRASGAHAEVEAQGSLARAALAELGETVRSLSAARGDAGPLLDWVARSLARLTDQR, encoded by the exons ATGTCGTCACTGTCGCTCAAGATCTCCATAGAGGGCGGGAAAGTGGTGAAGACCATACAGTTCGACCCGTCTAGCACGGTGTACGACGCCTGCCGGATCATACGCGAGAAGATACTGGAGGCGAACACTAATGACG CCAAAGAGTACGGGCTGTTCCTCGCCTCCGAGGAGGACAACAAGAAGGGCATCTGGCTGGAGGCGTCCAGGAGCCTGGACTACTACATGCTGCGGAACGGCGACCTGCTCGAGTACAACAAGAAGACGAGGAACCTGCGCGTTCGGATGCTGGACG GTACGGTGAAGACGCTACTGGTTGACGACAGCCAAGTGGTGGCGAACCTCATGGTGGTGATATGCACCAAGATCGGCATCACCAACTATGATGAATACGGATTG gTGCGAGAAGAGCAGAAGGAAGAGGCGGATCCATGTGAGAAGCCCAACTACGGCACGCTGACGCTGCGCCGGCGGCACCACGAGAAGGAGCGCGACGCCAAGATGGAGCAGCTGAGGAAGAAGCTGCGGACTGATGATGAAG TGAACTGGGTGGAGCCGTCGAAGACGCTCCGCGAGCAGGGCGTGGACGCGGCGGAGACGCTGCTGCTGCGGCGGAAGCTGTTCTTCTCCGACCGCAACGTGGACTCGCGCGACCCCGTGCAGCTCAACCTGCTCTACGTGCAGGCGCGCGACGCCATCCTCGACGGCACGCACCCCGTCACGCAGGACAAGG CTTGCGAATTCGCTGGCATCCAGTGTCAGATACAATTCGGGGACCATCGGGAGGACAAACACACGCCGGGCTTCTTGGA CCTGAAGGAGTTCCTGCCGGCGTCGTACGTGAAGGTGAAGGGCGTGGAGAAGAAGGTGTTCAAGGAGCACCGGAAGCACGCCGGCCTCAGCGAGCTGGACGCCAAGGTGCTGTACACCAAGAGCGCGCGGGACCTGCCTACCTACGGCGTCGCCTTCTTCCTCGTCAAG GAGAAGATGAAGGGCAAGAACAAGCTGGTGCCCCGGCTGCTCGGCGTGACCAAGGACTCGGTGCTGCGGCTGGACGAGCGCACCAAGGAGACACTGCAGACCTGGCCGCTCACCACCGTGCGCCGCTGGTGCGCCAGCCCCAACACCTTCACGCTCGACTTCGGCGACTACAG CGACCAGTACTACTCGGTGCAGACGACGGAGGCCGAGCAGATACTGCAGGTGATAGCCGGCTACATCGACATCATAGTGCGccggcgccgcgccgccgacCACCTCGGCCGCGACGCCAGCGAGGGCTCCGCCCTGCTCGAGGACTCCGTCGCGCCCTCCAA agcaaatataatacaacacGACACATTCAAATCGGGCAAAGTGAATACGGAGTCTGTGGCCAAGCCGGCCGTGCTGCGACCCGGCGCTGAAG GTGCAAAGTCGTTCGCGGTGGGGCACATGACGGGCGCGCAGCAGACCACCGTCTCGGGCCAAGTCATCACTGGCCATACGCCGCCCGCt GCGTCGCAAGTGCAACAGACGAAAGTCACATCGATATTGAGCGAGCCGCAGAGGGCGCTACTGTCGACGATCACCAGCGGGCGGGAGGTGATCAAGCAGACGGAGGAGAGCCTGACCAGG GCGTCGCTGCCGGCGCTGGGCTCGGACGCCGGCTCCGTGCGCTGGAAGACGACGACGCTGGACACGAGCAAGCAAGTGGTGACGTCGCACATCGCCGCCATGAACGCGGCCACCGCGCAGGTCGTCACGCTCACGGCCG GACCTACCGAAGAAGTCGATCACACCGCAGTCGGTGCAGCAATTACGACGATCACAACAAACTTACCCGAAATGACCAAAG GTGTGCAGATGATAGCGGCGCTCATGGACGATGATGACAACGGTGATCGGCTGCTGGACGCGACCCGCAAACTGTGCAGCGCCTTCACCGACCTGCTGCGGGCCGCCGAGCCAGAGACTAAGGAG CCTCGCCAGAGCCTACTGAACGCGGCGTCCCGCGTGGGAGAGGCTTCCACCAGCGTCCTCTACACCATCGGCGAGGAGACGCCGCAGGACAAGGAGACGCAG GACATCCTGCTGTCGCTGGCGAAGGCGGTGGCCAACACGACGGCCGCGCTGGTGCTGAAGGCGAAGAACGTCGCCGCGCAGTGCCGCGACGAGCAGCCGCTGCAGAACACCATCATAGCGGCCGCCACGCACTGCGCGCTCGCCACCAGCCAGCTGGTCGCCTGCGCCAAG GTGGTGGCGCCGACGCTGCACAGCCCGGCGTGCCGCGCGCAGCTGGAGAGCGCGGCGCGGCAGGTGGCGCAGGCGGTGGAGCGGCTGGCGGCCGCGTGCCAGCTGGCGCCCGCCGCGGCCGCGCCCGCCGTCGACCAGCTGGcggccgccgcgcgccgcgtCTCCGACGAGCTGGAGCGCCTGCTGGCGCACTGCGACCTGG AGCGCCGCGGGCAGGCGAGCGTGTCGCAGTCCGTGGAGAGCGTGCTGTCGGCCAGCGAGCGGCTCGGCGCGGCCGCCGACGCGGGCGAGATGGTGCGCGGCGCGCGCCTGCTGGGGCAGGCCACCGCCAGGCTCATCGCGGACATCAAG GAGCAAGAGACGCGCACGGAGATGGTGCGATCGATGAAGTCGGTCACCGTCAACTCTTCAAAACTGCTCGGCACCGCTAAGTCTGTTAGCCAG GATTTGACACGACCGAACGCCAAAAACCAACTGGCGGCCGCGGCGCGTGCCGTCACTGAGAGCATTAACCATTTG GTGGACGTGTGCACGGAGGCTGCGCCCGGGCAGAAGGAGTGCGCGGCCGCCATCCGCAGCATCGAGAGCACGCGGCCGCTGCTGGGCGCGCCGAGCCAGCCGCTCAGCGAGCTCGGCTACTTCGCGTGCCTCGACGCCGTCGTCGACCAGAGCAAGGCGCTCA GCGAAGGCATGTCGGGCATGGCCAGCTCGATCAAGAAGGGCGAGCACGCGCAGTTCGCGCGCAGCGTGGCCGGCGCCGGCGCCGCCGTGCAGAGCCTCGTGGAGTGCGCCGCGCAGGCCGCCTACCTG ACGGCGGTGTCGGACGAGACGTCGGTGGCGGGGCGTGCCGGGCTGGTGGACCAGGCGCAGttcgcgcgcgccgccgccgccatCGCGCGCGCCTGCGACACGCTC TATAGAGTGcggcgtgcgcgtgcgcaggtGCTGTCGGCGGCGACGGTGATCGCGAAGCACACGAGCGCGCTGTGCAACGCGTGCCGCGTGGCGTCGGGCCGCTCCGTGCAGCCGCAGAGCAAGCGCCACTTCGTGCAGGCCGCCAAGGACGTGGCCAACTGCACCGCCGCGCTCGTCAAGGAGATCAAGGCGCTCGACGCCGACTACACGCAG GAGAACCGGGCGCGGTGCGGCGCGGCGTGCGCGCCGCTGCAGGAGGCGGTGCGCTCGCTGGTGCAGTTCGCGGACAGCCCCGAGTTCGCCGCCGTGCCCGCGCGCATCTCGCCGCAGGCGCGCCTCAACCAGCAGCCCATACTCGACTGCGGCAG GAACATAATATCCGGCTCGTGCTCGATGCTggaggcggcgcgcgcgctggCGCTGGCGCCGGGCGACCGCGCGCACTGGCAG GCGCTCGCCGCGCACAGCAAGACCGTCTCTGACAGCATCAAGCAGCTCGTCGCCGGCATCCG CGAGAAGGCGCCGGGGCAGCGCGAGTGCGCGCGCGCGCTGGACGCGCTGGGCGCGCAGCTGCGCGAGCTGGACCACGTCGCCATCCAGGCCGTGGGGCAGGAGCTGCAGCCGCGCCAGGCCAACACGCTGCAGG GTTACTGCGAGCAAGTGGAAAACAGCGCTGCGGAGATCCTGGAGCGGCTGGAGGCGGTGCGCGTGGCGGCCACCAGCGAGGCGGAGAACCTCGGCCACTCCGTATTACAGCTC GTATCATACGCGGAGCCGCTGGTGTCGGGCGCGAGCGGAGCGGCGTCCAATCTGACGGAGTCGGCCGCGCAGTCGGCTCTGCTGCAGCACGCCCGCACCGTGCTGGAGACCCTGGCTCTGCTCGTCACCGCCGCGAAACAGGCTGGCGGCAACCCTAGG GCGAGCGGCGCGCACGCGGAGGTGGAGGCGCAGGGCTCGCTGGCGCGCGCCGCGCTGGCCGAGCTGGGCGAGACGGTGCGCTCGCTCAGCGCCGCGCGCGGCGACGCCGGCCCGCTGCTCGACTGGGTGGCGCGCTCGCTCGCGCGCCTCACCGACCAGCGGTGA
- the LOC119839378 gene encoding talin-2-like, whose protein sequence is MVEAARLCASEPQDRDKQEALLRAAEELRYIAVDYAQGQDLAGAQVARLHESAKQATSSATQLIASAHNATQYNTNKYSQEALLAECAALGEQAARLREAGGAFAARPNHAPASLDLITAAEGFLQPSGHVAQAARAVLPTVAEPAANKQLADTAHLFSATCSDLRSAVGRARASCRGLEMDAAAEILRSLQAEIDEMERAAAAFELRPIPEQTDSKCTKIISSGRQVVTSSLTLVESVKRYLVTSEEVDYANIVSMAKSVSQSVEQTLEAVPSHTELDGALDDVAHTLHILDAGDLPRSDRPYGELQAELNSAAVGLSSASSDVAAAAEAGGLSAAGRHFGDAFNRLMGVSLELAGQTELQAELNSAAVGLSSASSDVAAAAEAGGLSAAGRHFVRSVQ, encoded by the exons ATGGTGGAGGCGGCCCGGCTGTGTGCGTCCGAACCGCAG GACCGCGACAAGCAGGAGGCGCTGCTGCGGGCGGCCGAGGAGCTGCGCTACATCGCGGTGGACTACGCGCAGGGGCAGGACCTCGCCGGCGCGCAGGTCGCCCGCCTGCAC gAAAGCGCCAAACAGGCAACATCGAGCGCCACACAGCTGATAGCGTCCGCGCACAACGCTACGCAGTACAACACTAATAAATACTCGCag GAGGCGCTGCTGGCGGAGTGCGCGGCGCTGGGCGAGCAGGCGGCGCGGCTGCGCGAGGCGGGCGGCGCCTTCGCGGCGCGCCCCAACCACGCGCCCGCCAGCCTCGACCTCATCACCGCGGCCGAGGGCTTCTTGCAG CCGAGCGGGCACGTGGCGCAGGCGGCGCGCGCCGTGCTGCCCACGGTGGCCGAGCCCGCCGCCAACAAGCAGCTCGCCGACACCGCGCACCTCTTCAGCGCCACCTGCTCCGACCTCCG GTCGGCGGTGGGCCGCGCACGCGCATCTTGCCGCGGGCTGGAGATGGACGCGGCGGCGGAGATCCTGCGCAGCTTGCAGGCTGAAATAGACGAGATGGAGCGAGCCGCCGCTGCGTTCGAGCTGCGCCCCATTCCCGAGCAGACG GATAGCAAGTGCACTAA AATAATATCATCGGGCCGGCAAGTGGTCACCTCGTCGCTCACTCTGGTGGAGAGCGTGAAACGCTATCTGGTGACCTCCGAAGAAGTCGACTACGCGAACATCGTCAGCATGGCCAAGAGTGTATCGCAG AGCGTGGAGCAGACGCTGGAGGCGGTCCCGTCGCACACGGAGCTGGACGGCGCGCTGGACGACGTGGCGCACACGCTGCACATCCTCGACGCCGGCGACCTGCCGCGCTCCGACAGGCCTTACGG CGAGCTGCAGGCCGAGCTGAACTCGGCGGCGGTGGGGCTGAGCAGCGCGTCGTCCGACGTGGCCGCGGCCGCGGAGGCGGGCGGGCTCTCCGCCGCCGGCCGACACTTTGGTGACGCCTTCAACCGCCTCATGGGGGTGTCGCTCGAGCTGGCCGGCCAGACTGAG CTGCAGGCCGAGCTGAACTCGGCGGCGGTGGGGCTGAGCAGCGCGTCGTCCGACGTGGCCGCGGCCGCGGAGGCGGGCGGGCTCTCCGCCGCCGGCCGACACTTTG tccgatcggtccagtag